The Pseudomonas wenzhouensis genome has a segment encoding these proteins:
- the istA gene encoding IS21-like element IS1491 family transposase codes for MRKIREVLRLKFEVGLSARQIAVSVQVGRVTVGDYLNRFAASGLSWPCSLSDAELEQQLFPPAPAVASEKRPLPDWAWVHAELRRPGVTLALLWQEYRLSQPQGFQYSWFCEHYRAWQGKLDVVMRQEHRVGEKLFVDYAGQTVPVIDRHSGEIRQAQVFVAVLGASSYTFAEATWSQQLPDWLGSHARCFAFLGGVPEIVVPDNLRSAVSKSHRYEPDINPSYRDLAEHYGVAVVPARARKPRDKAKAEVGVQVVERWILAALRNRQFFSLDELNSAISVLLERLNQRPFKKLPGSRQTAFDSLDRPALRPLPVQPYVYAEWKKARVHIDYHVEVDGHYYSVPYQLVKKQLEVRLTARTVECFHANQRVASHLRSMHKGRHSTQAEHMPKSHREHAEWTPQRLIRWAEQTGPNTAGVIRHILERRIHPQQGYRACLGILRLGKTHGEVRLELACRRALSLGACSYKSLESILCQGLESLPLAQANLPLLPDDHANLRGPGYYH; via the coding sequence ATGCGTAAGATTCGCGAAGTACTACGTCTCAAGTTCGAGGTCGGACTATCAGCTCGCCAGATTGCGGTCAGCGTGCAGGTCGGTCGTGTCACCGTCGGCGACTACCTCAATCGTTTTGCCGCCAGTGGTCTCAGTTGGCCCTGTTCGTTGTCCGATGCCGAGTTGGAGCAGCAACTGTTCCCGCCGGCCCCGGCGGTTGCCAGCGAGAAGCGGCCTTTACCCGATTGGGCATGGGTGCATGCCGAACTGCGCCGCCCCGGGGTGACCCTGGCGCTGCTCTGGCAGGAGTACCGCCTGAGCCAGCCGCAGGGCTTTCAGTACAGCTGGTTCTGTGAGCATTACCGAGCCTGGCAGGGCAAGTTGGACGTGGTGATGCGTCAGGAGCACCGCGTCGGCGAGAAGCTGTTCGTCGACTATGCCGGCCAGACGGTGCCGGTTATCGATCGCCACAGCGGCGAGATCCGCCAGGCGCAGGTGTTCGTCGCAGTGCTCGGCGCGTCCAGCTACACCTTCGCCGAAGCCACCTGGTCGCAGCAGCTGCCGGACTGGCTGGGCTCCCATGCCCGCTGCTTTGCCTTCCTCGGCGGCGTGCCCGAGATCGTGGTGCCGGACAACCTGCGCAGCGCGGTGAGTAAGAGCCATCGCTACGAGCCGGACATCAACCCGAGCTACCGCGATCTGGCCGAGCACTATGGCGTGGCGGTGGTGCCGGCGCGGGCGCGTAAGCCGCGCGACAAGGCTAAGGCCGAGGTCGGCGTGCAGGTGGTCGAGCGCTGGATCCTCGCCGCGCTGAGGAACCGCCAGTTCTTCTCCCTGGACGAACTCAACAGCGCCATCTCCGTGTTGCTGGAGCGGCTCAACCAACGCCCGTTCAAGAAGCTGCCGGGCTCGCGCCAGACGGCCTTCGACAGCCTGGATCGTCCGGCGCTGCGCCCCCTGCCGGTGCAACCCTACGTCTACGCCGAGTGGAAGAAGGCGCGGGTGCACATCGACTACCACGTCGAGGTCGATGGGCATTACTACTCGGTGCCGTATCAACTGGTGAAGAAGCAGCTGGAGGTGCGCCTGACGGCGCGCACCGTCGAGTGTTTCCACGCCAACCAGCGAGTGGCCAGCCACCTGCGCTCAATGCACAAGGGCAGGCACAGCACGCAGGCCGAGCACATGCCCAAGAGCCATCGCGAGCATGCCGAGTGGACGCCGCAGCGGCTGATCCGCTGGGCCGAGCAGACCGGGCCGAACACCGCCGGCGTGATCCGGCACATCCTCGAACGGCGCATCCATCCGCAGCAGGGCTACCGGGCCTGCCTGGGCATCCTGCGCCTGGGCAAGACTCATGGCGAAGTGCGCTTGGAGCTGGCCTGCCGACGCGCCCTCAGCCTCGGCGCGTGCAGCTACAAGAGCCTCGAATCGATCCTGTGCCAGGGCCTGGAAAGCCTGCCGCTGGCTCAAGCCAACCTGCCGCTGCTGCCGGACGACCACGCCAACCTGCGCGGCCCCGGCTACTACCACTGA
- the yecR gene encoding YecR family lipoprotein, whose translation MHNSHQNIASIATKALLALIAAITITGCATKKDFYAMGGSRADGTVDMAYDFRQFESPVVNPAQAQSIAKSKCRVWGYSDAEAFGGMTQNCHQRDGFGTCVAGQVVHTYQCIGNLNEAAQAKPVSTQAPASLSGALSKDQWQQQQLQQLQSETGLSYEEYTRRYRQIMGQ comes from the coding sequence ATGCATAACTCCCATCAGAACATCGCGTCAATCGCAACCAAGGCCCTTCTGGCGCTGATCGCAGCCATTACGATCACAGGCTGTGCAACCAAGAAAGACTTCTATGCGATGGGCGGTAGCCGCGCCGACGGTACGGTCGACATGGCCTATGACTTCCGCCAGTTCGAATCCCCAGTGGTGAATCCCGCTCAGGCCCAATCGATCGCGAAGTCGAAGTGCCGCGTCTGGGGCTACAGCGACGCCGAGGCGTTCGGCGGCATGACGCAGAACTGCCATCAGCGTGACGGATTCGGGACTTGCGTGGCCGGCCAGGTCGTCCACACCTACCAGTGCATCGGGAACCTCAACGAAGCCGCACAAGCCAAACCCGTTAGCACTCAAGCCCCCGCCTCGCTATCGGGCGCCCTGTCAAAAGACCAATGGCAGCAGCAACAACTCCAGCAGTTGCAGAGCGAAACTGGTCTGTCCTACGAGGAGTACACCCGCCGATATCGGCAGATCATGGGGCAGTGA
- a CDS encoding RNA-guided endonuclease InsQ/TnpB family protein, with product MQRLQAFKYELMPTGEQQRLMHRFAGSCRFVFNQALALQQANREAGGKFIGYVAMARQLTAWRNSTETVWLKEAPVHPLQHALKDLEKAYRNFFEQRADFPRFKRKGQRDSFRYPDPKQIKLDQANCRIFLPKLGWLRYRNSRPVLGELRNVTVSLSAGKWHVSIQTRREVETPLPQGRAVGIDLGIARFATLSDGTVYAPLNSFKRHETALRKAQQAMSRKVKFSANWKKAKARVQRLHARIGNARRDYLHKTSTAISQNHAMVCIEDLQVRNMSKSAAGTTEQPGRNVRAKSGLNKAILDQGWFEFRRQLDYKLAWRGGWLVTVPPQNTSRTCPCCGHVSADNRQTQARFACVECGFEDNADVVGAINVLRAGHARFACEVSGEVMPPAAGTHRSDSGAAQCRA from the coding sequence ATGCAGCGACTCCAAGCTTTCAAATACGAACTGATGCCGACCGGCGAACAGCAGCGCCTGATGCACCGCTTCGCCGGCTCCTGTCGGTTCGTGTTCAACCAGGCCTTGGCGTTGCAGCAAGCCAACCGCGAAGCCGGCGGCAAGTTCATCGGCTATGTGGCGATGGCCAGGCAGCTGACCGCCTGGCGCAACAGCACCGAAACGGTCTGGCTGAAAGAAGCGCCCGTTCATCCGCTGCAACATGCCCTCAAAGACCTCGAAAAAGCCTACAGGAACTTCTTCGAGCAGCGCGCCGACTTCCCACGCTTCAAGCGCAAGGGCCAGCGCGACAGCTTCCGTTACCCCGACCCGAAGCAAATCAAGCTGGATCAGGCCAACTGCCGGATCTTTCTGCCCAAGCTGGGCTGGCTGCGCTATCGCAACAGTCGGCCGGTGCTCGGCGAGCTGCGCAACGTCACCGTCAGCCTGAGCGCGGGCAAATGGCATGTCTCGATCCAGACCCGCCGTGAAGTGGAAACCCCGCTGCCGCAGGGCAGAGCCGTTGGCATCGACCTCGGTATTGCCCGCTTCGCCACCCTGAGCGATGGCACGGTCTACGCACCGCTCAATAGCTTCAAACGCCACGAAACCGCGCTGCGCAAGGCGCAGCAGGCCATGAGCCGCAAGGTGAAATTCAGCGCCAACTGGAAGAAGGCCAAGGCCCGAGTCCAGCGCCTTCACGCCCGCATCGGCAACGCCCGGCGCGACTACCTGCACAAGACCTCGACCGCGATCAGCCAAAACCACGCGATGGTGTGTATCGAGGACTTGCAGGTACGGAACATGTCCAAGTCAGCAGCAGGCACGACCGAACAACCGGGTAGAAACGTTCGGGCCAAGTCTGGCCTGAACAAGGCCATCCTCGATCAAGGCTGGTTCGAGTTCCGCCGCCAACTGGACTACAAGCTGGCATGGCGGGGCGGCTGGTTGGTGACGGTGCCGCCACAGAACACGAGCCGCACCTGTCCGTGCTGCGGCCATGTGTCGGCGGACAACCGCCAGACACAGGCCCGGTTCGCGTGTGTGGAATGTGGCTTCGAGGACAACGCCGATGTGGTCGGCGCGATCAATGTGCTAAGGGCGGGACACGCCCGGTTCGCCTGTGAAGTGAGCGGTGAGGTAATGCCGCCAGCAGCAGGAACCCACCGAAGCGACTCAGGGGCGGCTCAATGCCGCGCCTGA
- the tnpA gene encoding IS200/IS605 family transposase, which yields MGIENDIRRGRHCVFLMHVHLVFVTKYRREVFTQAILDDLRVVFASVCADFGAELVELDGEDDHVHLLVNYPPKVAISNLVNRLKGVSSRMIRRKSYPSIRKKLWGGALWSPSYFAGSCGGAPIEVIRQYIEQQQTPH from the coding sequence ATGGGCATTGAAAACGATATTAGACGCGGTAGACACTGCGTCTTCCTGATGCATGTACATTTGGTCTTCGTGACGAAATATCGGCGCGAGGTCTTCACCCAAGCCATTCTCGACGACCTTCGCGTCGTCTTCGCCAGCGTATGCGCCGACTTCGGAGCGGAACTCGTTGAGTTAGATGGAGAGGATGACCATGTGCACCTACTGGTGAACTATCCGCCGAAGGTGGCCATCTCCAACCTCGTGAATAGACTGAAAGGCGTCTCCAGCCGCATGATCCGCAGGAAAAGTTACCCCAGCATCCGCAAAAAGCTGTGGGGCGGCGCGCTGTGGTCGCCCAGCTACTTTGCCGGCAGCTGCGGAGGTGCGCCCATCGAAGTCATCCGCCAGTACATCGAACAGCAGCAGACGCCTCATTAA
- a CDS encoding DUF6316 family protein: MFGQRDIDPQPGTHYRSSRLSAVNGQYFFATREGTLEGPFISRHDAEQSITRYIERMTMADKLLRHSSEHIDHLQRREALKHNQEL; the protein is encoded by the coding sequence ATGTTCGGCCAACGCGATATCGACCCCCAACCGGGCACGCATTACCGCAGTTCACGTCTGAGCGCCGTCAACGGCCAATACTTCTTCGCCACTCGCGAAGGCACGCTGGAAGGCCCCTTTATCTCCCGCCATGACGCCGAGCAGAGCATCACGCGCTATATCGAGCGCATGACCATGGCCGACAAGCTGCTGCGCCACAGCAGCGAGCACATCGACCATCTGCAGCGACGTGAAGCGCTCAAGCACAATCAGGAGCTGTGA
- a CDS encoding DMT family transporter, with protein sequence MHISSGRWMYGLLLALITSVLWGILPIKLKEVLQVMDPVTVTWYRLAVAGSLLFAYLAASRRLPRFRPLGRKGGWLLALAIGGLTANYVLYLVGLNLLSPGTTQLVIQVAPILLLISSLFIFRERFSLGQAIGLMVMLLGFGLFFNQRLGELLTSLTTYTTGVLTVLAAAFVWTFYGLAQKQLLTSWNSVQVMMVIYLACALLLTPWAHPWQALQLSPLQGWLLLACCLNTLVAYGAFAEALAHWEASRVSATLALTPLVTFVSVALASSWWPDHVLPEQVNWIAYAGAVVVVLGSALTALGPSLLAAMRARKARRQA encoded by the coding sequence ATGCACATTTCTTCCGGCCGTTGGATGTACGGCCTGCTGCTCGCCCTGATCACTTCCGTGCTCTGGGGCATCCTGCCCATCAAGTTGAAAGAAGTTCTGCAGGTGATGGACCCGGTAACGGTCACCTGGTATCGCTTGGCCGTGGCCGGTTCTCTGCTGTTTGCCTATCTCGCTGCGAGTCGCCGGTTACCACGTTTTCGGCCGCTGGGACGCAAGGGCGGTTGGCTGCTGGCGCTGGCTATCGGCGGGCTGACGGCCAACTACGTGCTGTATCTGGTCGGGCTCAATCTACTCAGTCCCGGGACCACGCAACTGGTGATCCAGGTCGCGCCGATCCTGCTGCTGATCAGCAGCCTGTTCATCTTTCGCGAACGTTTCAGCCTGGGCCAGGCGATTGGCCTGATGGTGATGCTGCTGGGCTTCGGCCTGTTCTTCAATCAGCGCCTGGGTGAGCTGCTGACCTCGCTGACCACCTATACCACCGGCGTGCTGACCGTGCTGGCGGCTGCCTTCGTTTGGACCTTCTATGGCCTGGCGCAGAAACAACTGCTGACCTCGTGGAATTCGGTGCAGGTGATGATGGTCATCTACCTGGCGTGCGCGCTGCTGCTGACGCCCTGGGCGCATCCCTGGCAGGCACTGCAACTAAGCCCGCTGCAGGGCTGGCTGCTATTGGCCTGCTGCCTGAACACCCTGGTCGCCTACGGCGCGTTCGCCGAGGCGCTGGCGCACTGGGAGGCTTCGCGGGTCAGCGCGACCCTGGCGCTGACCCCGTTGGTGACCTTCGTCTCCGTGGCACTGGCTTCTAGCTGGTGGCCGGATCACGTGCTGCCCGAGCAGGTCAACTGGATCGCCTACGCTGGCGCGGTGGTCGTCGTGCTCGGTTCGGCACTGACCGCGCTTGGCCCATCGCTGTTGGCCGCAATGCGGGCACGCAAGGCCAGGCGCCAGGCCTGA
- a CDS encoding Lrp/AsnC family transcriptional regulator, which produces MQDKLNPIDRRILRLLQHNADLSAAEVAEKVELSQSPCWRRIHRMQEDGLIERKVALLNHKRLGFGITVFVDIKLSAHGRGNLDEFEQAVVGYPQVLECYSMAGGSDYLLKVVAKDIADYERFLRDHLLQRPHVHEAHSHIAMSEVKRTTELPLD; this is translated from the coding sequence ATGCAGGACAAGCTCAACCCCATCGACCGGCGGATTCTCCGCCTGCTGCAGCACAATGCCGACCTATCCGCCGCCGAGGTGGCCGAGAAAGTCGAGCTGTCGCAATCCCCCTGCTGGCGGCGTATTCATCGTATGCAGGAAGACGGGCTGATCGAGCGCAAGGTCGCCCTGCTCAACCACAAGCGCCTGGGCTTCGGCATCACGGTATTCGTCGACATCAAGCTGTCAGCCCACGGGCGCGGCAATCTGGATGAGTTCGAGCAAGCCGTGGTGGGTTACCCGCAAGTGCTGGAGTGCTACAGCATGGCCGGCGGCTCGGACTATCTGCTCAAGGTGGTGGCCAAGGACATCGCCGATTACGAACGCTTCCTGCGCGACCATCTGCTGCAGCGCCCGCACGTGCACGAGGCGCATTCGCATATCGCCATGAGCGAGGTCAAACGCACCACCGAGCTGCCGCTGGATTGA
- a CDS encoding indolepyruvate ferredoxin oxidoreductase family protein — protein MSLAEIRLDDKYRLATGHLYLTGTQALTRLPMLQKQRDAAFGLNTACFISGYRGSPLGGLDKSLWDAREYLKENHIHFQPGVNEELGATAVWGSQQANLFPGARYDGVFAMWYGKGPGVDRSGDVFKHGNSAGVSKHGGVLVLAGDDHGCKSSTIAHQSEHAFIAASMPVLNPANIQEVLDYGIIGWELSRYSGCWVALKTIAENVDSSAVVDVDPLRIQIKIPEDFQLPEDGVHIRWPDPPLAQEKRLNVYKIYAARAFALANNLNQVKLDSPNPRLGIITTGKSYLDVRQALDDLGLDEALCAKVGLRVLKVGMSWPLEPVSVHQFAEGLDEILVVEEKRSIIEDQLTGQLYNWPVGKRPRVVGEFDEQGNSLLPNLGELTPAMIARVIAKRLAPIYSSPTIEERLAFLDAKEKALAAPKHKTVRTPHFCSGCPHNSSTKVPEGSRALGGIGCHYMTQWMDRSTETFTQMGGEGATWIGQAPFTDTPHVFQNLGDGTYFHSGHLALRAAVAAGVNITYKILYNDAVAMTGGQPIDGELRIDQLSQQVHAEGVKRIALVSDEPDKYPTRATFAPGVTFHHRRELDAVQRELREFKGVSVILYDQTCATEKRRRRKRGKMVDPAKRAFINPAVCEGCGDCSVKSNCLSVLPLETELGRKREIDQSACNKDFSCLEGFCPSFVTVHGGSLRKPEAVGLGALFIALPEPKQPALSRPWNILLPGVGGSGVTTVGALLGMAAHIEGKGCTVLDQAGLAQKFGPVITHIRIAARQSDIYAVRIAAGETDLLLGCDLVVSSSEEALAKLNDKIAHAVINSHEAATAEFTRNPDAQVPGAAMREAISEAVGEGKTRFVDATRLATRLLGDSIATNLFMLGYAYQLGLVPVSAEAINKAIELNGVAIELNQQAFLWGRRAAHDLAAVEKLAAPKVVEAPHCSTLEEIVADRVQRLTDYQNAAYAERYRELVERVRKADTDAKQRLSKAVARYYFKLLAYKDEYEVARLYSDATFRKQLEAQFEGDYRLQFHLAPSWLSKPDAVTGQPRKRSFGPLMLKAFGVLARFKFLRGSAFDPFGHSAERRLERELIEEYEANVAYLLAELNAGNYRTAVALAEIPEQIRGYGHVKEAALAKAREQASQLKARLTVSEIAAVQLFEPAA, from the coding sequence ATGTCACTGGCCGAAATCCGCCTGGATGACAAATACCGCCTCGCCACGGGTCACCTCTACCTGACTGGCACTCAGGCGCTCACCCGCCTGCCCATGCTGCAGAAGCAGCGTGACGCCGCCTTCGGACTCAATACCGCCTGCTTCATCTCCGGCTATCGCGGCTCGCCCCTGGGCGGCCTGGATAAAAGCCTGTGGGATGCGCGCGAGTACCTGAAGGAAAACCACATCCACTTCCAGCCCGGTGTCAACGAGGAGTTGGGCGCGACGGCGGTGTGGGGCAGCCAGCAGGCCAACCTGTTCCCTGGCGCCCGCTACGACGGCGTGTTCGCCATGTGGTACGGCAAGGGGCCGGGCGTCGACCGCAGCGGTGACGTGTTCAAGCATGGCAACTCGGCCGGTGTTTCCAAGCATGGTGGCGTGCTGGTGCTGGCCGGTGATGACCATGGCTGCAAGTCCTCGACCATCGCCCACCAGAGCGAGCATGCCTTCATCGCCGCGTCGATGCCGGTGCTCAACCCGGCCAACATTCAGGAAGTGCTGGACTACGGCATCATCGGCTGGGAACTGTCGCGTTACAGCGGTTGCTGGGTGGCGCTGAAGACCATCGCCGAGAACGTCGACTCCTCGGCCGTGGTGGACGTCGACCCGCTGCGCATCCAGATCAAGATCCCCGAGGATTTCCAACTGCCGGAAGACGGCGTGCACATTCGCTGGCCCGATCCGCCCCTGGCGCAGGAAAAGCGCCTCAACGTCTACAAGATCTACGCTGCGCGCGCCTTCGCTCTGGCCAACAACCTCAATCAGGTCAAGCTCGATTCGCCTAACCCGCGCCTCGGCATCATCACCACCGGCAAGTCCTACCTCGACGTGCGTCAGGCCCTGGATGACCTCGGTCTGGACGAGGCGCTGTGTGCCAAGGTCGGCCTGCGCGTGCTCAAGGTCGGCATGAGCTGGCCGCTGGAGCCGGTGTCGGTGCACCAGTTCGCCGAAGGCCTGGACGAAATTCTGGTGGTGGAAGAAAAACGCAGCATCATCGAAGACCAGCTCACCGGTCAGCTCTACAACTGGCCGGTGGGCAAGCGTCCGCGGGTGGTCGGCGAGTTCGACGAGCAGGGTAATTCGTTGCTGCCGAATCTGGGCGAGCTGACTCCGGCGATGATCGCCCGGGTGATCGCCAAGCGCCTGGCGCCGATCTACAGCAGCCCGACCATCGAAGAGCGCCTGGCCTTTCTCGATGCCAAGGAAAAGGCCCTGGCCGCGCCCAAGCATAAGACCGTGCGCACCCCGCATTTCTGCTCCGGTTGCCCGCACAACAGCTCGACCAAGGTGCCGGAAGGCAGCCGCGCTCTCGGCGGCATCGGCTGCCACTACATGACCCAGTGGATGGACCGCAGCACCGAGACCTTCACCCAGATGGGCGGCGAGGGCGCCACCTGGATCGGCCAGGCGCCGTTCACCGATACGCCGCACGTGTTCCAGAACCTCGGCGATGGCACCTACTTCCACTCCGGCCATCTGGCCCTGCGTGCGGCCGTGGCCGCCGGGGTCAACATCACCTACAAGATCCTCTACAACGACGCGGTAGCCATGACTGGCGGCCAGCCCATCGACGGCGAACTGCGTATCGACCAGCTCAGCCAGCAGGTGCATGCCGAAGGCGTCAAGCGCATTGCCCTGGTCAGCGACGAGCCGGACAAGTACCCGACCCGCGCCACCTTCGCCCCAGGTGTGACCTTCCATCACCGCCGCGAGCTGGACGCCGTGCAGCGCGAGTTGCGCGAGTTCAAGGGCGTGTCGGTGATCCTCTACGACCAGACCTGCGCCACCGAGAAACGGCGTCGGCGCAAGCGCGGCAAGATGGTTGACCCGGCCAAGCGTGCGTTCATCAACCCGGCCGTGTGCGAAGGCTGTGGCGACTGCAGCGTGAAATCCAACTGCCTGTCGGTGCTGCCGCTGGAAACCGAACTGGGGCGCAAGCGCGAGATCGACCAGAGCGCCTGCAACAAGGATTTCAGTTGCCTGGAAGGCTTCTGCCCGAGCTTCGTCACCGTGCATGGCGGCAGCCTGCGTAAGCCCGAGGCCGTTGGCCTGGGCGCGCTGTTCATCGCTTTGCCGGAGCCGAAGCAACCGGCCCTGAGCCGGCCCTGGAACATCCTCCTGCCCGGCGTCGGCGGCAGTGGCGTGACCACCGTCGGTGCGCTGCTGGGCATGGCGGCGCATATCGAGGGCAAAGGCTGCACCGTGCTCGACCAGGCTGGCCTGGCGCAGAAGTTTGGCCCGGTGATCACCCATATTCGCATCGCCGCGCGGCAAAGCGACATCTACGCGGTGCGCATCGCCGCCGGGGAAACCGACCTGCTGCTGGGCTGCGATCTTGTGGTGTCGTCCAGTGAAGAGGCGCTGGCCAAACTCAACGACAAGATCGCCCATGCGGTGATCAACAGCCACGAGGCGGCCACTGCCGAGTTCACCCGCAACCCGGATGCCCAGGTGCCTGGCGCGGCCATGCGCGAAGCGATCAGTGAGGCGGTGGGCGAGGGCAAGACCCGCTTCGTCGACGCTACCCGTCTGGCCACTCGACTGCTCGGCGACAGCATCGCCACCAACCTGTTCATGCTCGGCTATGCCTACCAGCTGGGCCTGGTACCGGTCTCGGCGGAGGCGATCAACAAAGCCATCGAACTCAACGGCGTGGCTATCGAGCTAAACCAGCAGGCCTTCCTCTGGGGCCGTCGTGCTGCGCATGACCTGGCTGCGGTGGAAAAACTCGCCGCGCCCAAGGTGGTCGAAGCGCCGCATTGCAGCACGCTGGAGGAGATCGTCGCCGACCGTGTGCAGCGTCTGACCGACTACCAGAACGCCGCCTATGCCGAGCGCTATCGTGAGCTGGTCGAGCGTGTGCGCAAGGCTGACACCGATGCCAAACAGCGTCTGAGCAAGGCCGTGGCGCGCTACTACTTCAAACTCCTGGCCTACAAGGACGAGTACGAAGTGGCGCGGCTGTACAGCGATGCCACCTTCCGCAAGCAGCTCGAAGCGCAGTTCGAAGGTGACTACCGACTGCAGTTCCACCTGGCGCCGAGCTGGTTGAGCAAGCCCGATGCGGTCACTGGCCAGCCACGCAAGCGCAGCTTCGGCCCCTTGATGCTCAAGGCGTTCGGCGTGCTGGCGCGCTTCAAGTTCCTGCGTGGCAGCGCCTTCGATCCGTTCGGCCACAGTGCCGAGCGTCGTCTGGAGCGCGAGCTGATCGAGGAGTACGAGGCCAACGTGGCCTACCTGCTCGCTGAGCTCAACGCCGGTAACTACCGCACGGCGGTGGCGCTGGCCGAGATTCCGGAGCAGATCCGCGGCTACGGCCACGTCAAGGAAGCGGCGCTGGCCAAGGCGCGCGAGCAGGCGAGTCAGCTCAAGGCGCGGTTGACCGTCAGCGAGATCGCTGCGGTGCAGCTGTTCGAGCCGGCTGCCTAG
- a CDS encoding Leu/Phe/Val dehydrogenase, with product MSVFNHVDFDQHEQVVYGHDKASGLKAIIAIHDSTLGPALGGCRMWNYASDEEALRDVLRLSRGMTYKSALARLPLGGGKAVIIGDPHTGKSEALFQAMGDFVDSLGGRYVTAADSGTGVAEMRIMAERTRHVAGAGQREAFDGGSRDGDPSPSTAYGVFIGIQAAVAHRLGRQDLTGIRVAIQGVGQVGFGLAKLLKEAGAQLWVTDIVEANVQRAVSQLGATAVGQHEIYRLDVDVFAPCALGAIINLQTLEALRAPIIAGAANNQLADASLAELLRRRECLYAPDYAINAGGIIDVCYERTGGSAAQLKAHIEEIGPTLTEIFQRAEREGATTTAIADRMALERLRGGLQPMRAALNSKVVSQGWQR from the coding sequence ATGTCCGTTTTCAATCACGTCGACTTCGATCAGCACGAACAGGTGGTCTACGGCCACGACAAGGCCAGTGGCCTGAAAGCCATCATCGCCATTCATGACAGCACCCTCGGCCCGGCGCTGGGCGGCTGCCGCATGTGGAACTACGCCAGTGACGAGGAGGCGCTGCGCGATGTGCTGCGCCTGTCGCGCGGCATGACTTACAAATCGGCGCTGGCCCGCTTACCGCTCGGTGGCGGCAAGGCAGTGATCATCGGCGACCCACACACCGGCAAGAGCGAAGCGCTGTTCCAGGCCATGGGCGATTTCGTCGACAGCCTCGGCGGGCGCTACGTCACGGCGGCGGATTCAGGCACCGGCGTGGCCGAGATGCGCATCATGGCCGAGCGCACCCGCCACGTGGCCGGCGCCGGGCAGCGTGAAGCCTTCGATGGCGGCAGCCGTGACGGCGATCCGTCGCCTTCGACCGCCTATGGCGTGTTCATCGGCATTCAGGCGGCCGTGGCGCATCGCCTTGGTCGCCAGGATCTTACGGGCATTCGCGTGGCTATCCAGGGCGTCGGCCAGGTCGGTTTCGGCCTGGCCAAACTGCTCAAGGAGGCCGGGGCGCAGCTGTGGGTGACGGATATCGTCGAGGCCAACGTGCAGCGCGCCGTCAGCCAGTTGGGCGCTACTGCGGTCGGTCAGCATGAGATCTACCGTCTCGATGTGGACGTGTTCGCGCCCTGCGCGCTAGGCGCGATCATCAACCTGCAGACGCTGGAGGCGTTGCGCGCGCCGATCATCGCCGGCGCGGCCAACAATCAGTTGGCCGATGCCAGCCTGGCCGAGCTGCTGCGTCGTCGTGAGTGCCTGTACGCGCCGGACTACGCGATCAATGCTGGCGGCATCATCGATGTCTGCTACGAGCGCACCGGTGGCAGCGCCGCGCAGCTCAAGGCGCATATCGAAGAGATTGGCCCGACGCTGACGGAAATATTCCAGCGCGCCGAGCGCGAGGGCGCGACCACCACCGCGATTGCCGACCGCATGGCGCTGGAGCGCTTGCGCGGTGGCCTGCAGCCGATGCGCGCTGCATTGAACTCGAAGGTAGTTTCCCAGGGCTGGCAGCGCTAG